From the genome of Aspergillus fumigatus Af293 chromosome 1, whole genome shotgun sequence, one region includes:
- the ppe1 gene encoding putative ribosomal protein/carboxylic ester hydrolase (Ppe1) yields MSDLHKAFAKSKLAKLPPEAPLLSESSSMNHPAESSHDEDSSSVSSTGTVIPSPSRQLFARASQGSSDSSSLSWSDFFAKELFLTRETDTLRIIHHVYLTPPTDSGPLFVMHHGAGSSGLSFATCAEEIRKILPKAGILSLDARDHGRTSVQRTDGGAAELDLSLETLNQDLVYVARKTQAEMGWEELPDLVLVGHSLGGAVITDVAKKGELGNKVLAYAVLDVVEGSAMDALQSMEKYLSTRPSRFPSLTSGVEWHTRSRTIRNRASARVSVPSLLYKEETPSDPAKPWVWRTNLSATKPFWEDWFIGLSRKFLEARGGKLLLLAGTDRLDKELMIGQMQGKYQLQVLPEAGHFIQEDMPAKTAQILVDFYKRNDRSALVLPPKVADMRASAAMQKGAGAGASFSALHGGSSAGHLHKP; encoded by the exons ATGAGCGATCTTCACAAGGCTTTTGCCAAATCAAAGCTGGCCAAGTTGCCGCCCGAAGCCCCTCTTCTATCCGAGTCTTCGTCAATGAACCACCCCGCGGAAAGCAGTCATGATGAGgactcttcttcagtctcaTCTACAGGAACTGTGATTCCTTCGCCGAGCAGGCAGCTGTTTGCTAGAGCTAGTCAGGG atcctccgACTCCTCCTCTCTGAGCTGGTCAGACTTCTTTGCTAAAGAGCTCTTTCTAACCCGCGAAACCGACACTCTCCGCATCATCCACCATGTCTATCTCACGCCACCCACGGACTCGGGTCCACTCTTCGTCATGCACCATGGCGCTGGTTCTTCAGGACTCTCATTCGCAACCTGTGCAGAAGAAATCCGCAAGATCCTGCCCAAAGCAGGGATTTTGTCACTAGACGCACGCGATCACGGCCGCACCTCGGTGCAACGGACGGATGGAGGCGCCGCCGAACTAGATCTTAGTCTTGAGACGCTCAACCAAGACCTGGTCTACGTAGCTCGCAAGACCCAGGCGGAAATGGGCTGGGAGGAGCTTCCTGACCTGGTTCTTGTGGGGCATAGTCTTGGGGGTGCGGTGATCACTGATGTTGCGAAGAAGGGGGAGCTCGGCAACAAAGTCTTGGCTTATGCGGTGCTGGATGTTGTCGAGG GATCGGCCATGGATGCCCTCCAAAGCATGGAGAAATATCTCTCTACGCGTCCTTCTAGATTCCCCTCGTTGACATCGGGCGTCGAGTGGCA CACACGCTCCCGAACAATCCGAAACAGAGCCTCTGCCAGAGTCTCCGTCCCATCCCTCCTATACAAAGAAGAAACGCCGTCAGACCCCGCAAAACCATGGGTCTGGCGAACCAACCTCTCCGCCACGAAGCCCTTCTGGGAAGACTGGTTCATCGGCCTCAGTCGGAAGTTCCTGGAGGCGCGCGGCGGTAAACTCCTCCTGCTGGCCGGCACAGATCGACTGGATAAGGAGTTGATGATCGGCCAGATGCAAG GGAAATATCAACTCCAGGTCCTCCCCGAAGCGGGCCATTTCATTCAAGAGGATATGCCAGCGAAGACGGCCCAGATCTTGGTGGACTTCTATAAGCGGAATGATCGGAGCGCTCTGGTGCTTCCGCCAAAGGTGGCTGATATGCGGGCTTCCGCTGCCATGCAGAAGGGGGCGGGTGCTGGTGCTTCCTTTAGTGCTTTGCATGGTGGCAGCAGCGCGGGACATTTGCACAAGCCGTAG
- a CDS encoding DUF2417 domain-containing protein codes for MVSLWRRSGDSEREEQGRDGDDRSRGQYQEADERTRLLPRENHGYLSPDDPAVSPYNLWSVRALRAFSSFCLAVSFVWWTFLLVSIFVSPPMMHSRGSGFFSFAYTTLTVGYLVIALLFFTIPSKAMTISGIVLAVFLFVDMCIILGVPQLRVEEGWVGIASVVWATLISIFNVLQNRTVAWGKREEEERLTGREETRRSLREWIAVLIDTIFMVVFAIVSILFTATLIIRARDASLPAPGQKYLVHGEKYQVHLACVGPLNGTADGNGKKPPTVLLEGGEGPVEHSLQPFIDDVYKQGLIDRYCYWDRPGYAWSDNAPSPHSAGMAADALSEALALAGEEGPWILVSSGIGSIYSRIFSSRHLLETQGIMLIDAMHEDYLGQVGNAGRGFLLWLRGVLSPLGLDRLFGALFKGRTREDRVYGRSAYQTDKFLKAKLQENLVAESMTASEIQTARHVQMPDTPLVVVSSGIEVRRSDKWAKTQEDLTKITKNLKEWDIVKGAPHEVWKTTEGRQVLGKRLKEMVKGE; via the exons ATGGTTTCACTGTGGCGCAGGAGCGGTGACTCGGAGCGAGAGGAGCAAGGCCgtgatggagatgatagATCCAGAGGACAGTATCAAGAAGCAGATGAACGGACACGGCTTTTACCCAGAGAAAACCATGGATATCTGAGTCCCGATGATCCTGCA GTATCCCCTTACAATCTGTGGAGTGTCAGGGCTCTCAGAGCCTTTTCCTCGTTCTGTCTCGCGGTCAGTTTCGTCTGGTGGACCTTCCTGCTcgtctccatcttcgtcagCCCTCCGATGATGCACAGCCGTGGCTCTGGCTTTTTCAGCTTCGCATATACCACACTCACCGTCGGCTACCTCGTTATCGCGCTGCTATTCTTTACAATCCCATCAAAGGCCATGACCATATCCGGCATAGTGTTGgccgtcttcctcttcgtggATATGTGCATTATCCTCGGTGTACCTCAGCTGCGCGTCGAAGAGGGCTGGGTTGGTATCGCCTCGGTCGTCTGGGCCACCCTGATATCCATTTTCAACGTCCTTCAAAACCGGACCGTTGCTTGGGGCaagagggaggaagaggaacgccTTACCGGACGAGAGGAAACCCGGCGGTCCCTCCGGGAATGGATCGCTGTGCTTATCGACACGATCTTCATGGTTGTATTTGCGATAGtttccatcctcttcactgCAACTCTGATCATCCGCGCCCGCGATGCCTCCCTCCCCGCCCCGGGACAAAAGTACCTCGTCCACGGTGAGAAGTACCAAGTCCACCTCGCCTGTGTCGGTCCCCTGAACGGCACCGCCGACGGCAACGGAAAGAAACCGCCCACTGTGCTCCTCGAAGGCGGCGAAGGCCCAGTCGAGCACTCCCTGCAACCCTTCATCGATGACGTCTACAAACAAGGCCTGATCGACCGCTACTGCTACTGGGACCGACCAGGATACGCTTGGTCCGACAATGCCCCCTCCCCACACTCCGCCGGCATGGCAGCTGATGCTCTCTCCGAAGCCCTCGCGCTCGCCGGCGAGGAAGGACCCTGGATCCTGGTTTCCTCCGGCATCGGCTCCATCTACAgccgcatcttctccagccgcCACCTCCTCGAAACACAGGGCATCATGCTCATCGATGCCATGCACGAGGACTACCTCGGCCAAGTGGGCAACGCCGGCCGCGGCTTCCTGCTCTGGCTCCGCGGGGTCCTCTCCCCGCTAGGCCTGGACCGCCTCTTCGGCGCCTTGTTCAAGGGCCGCACACGCGAGGACCGCGTCTACGGCCGCAGCGCGTACCAGACGGACAAATTCCTCAAGGCCAAGTTGCAGGAAAACCTTGTCGCCGAGTCCATGACTGCCTCCGAGATCCAGACGGCGCGCCATGTCCAGATGCCCGATACGCCACTTGTCGTCGTAAGTTCCGGGATTGAGGTCCGCAGGAGCGACAAATGGGCCAAGACACAGGAGGATCTGACGAAGATCACGAAGAATTTGAAGGAGTGGGATATCGTCAAGGGTGCGCCCCACGAGGTGTGGAAGACCACTGAAGGTCGACAGGTGCTGGGAAAGAGACTCAAGGAAATGGTAAAAGGCGAGTGA
- a CDS encoding F1F0 ATP synthase subunit delta: MSSLRFARSALRARPSALRVPLQRRGYAEAVSDKIKLSLALPHQTIFKSADVVQVNIPAESGEMGVLANHVPSIEQLKPGLVEIVEESGANKKFFLSGGFAVVQPDSALSINAVEAYPLEDFSADAVKSQIAEAQKIANGSGSEQDIAEAKIELEVLETLQAVLK, encoded by the exons ATGAGCTCTCTTCGTTTCGCTCGCTCTGCTCTCAGGGCTCGTCCCTCTGCTCTCCGCGTTCCTCTCCAGCGCAGAGGTTACGCTGAGGCTGTGTCGGACAAGATCAAGCTTTCTCTGGCCCTTCCTCACCAG ACTATCTTCAAGTCGGCCGACGT TGTCCAGGTCAACATCCCCGCCGAGTCCGGAGAAATGGGTGTCCTCGCCAACCACGTTCCTTCCATTGAGCAGCTGAAGCCTGGTCTTGTTGAGATCGTTGAGGAGAGTGGTGCCAACAAGAAGTTCTTCC TTTCTGGTGGTTTCGCCGTCGTTCAGCCTGACTCTGCTCTGAGCATCAACGCCGTGGAGGCCTACCCCCTCGAGGACTTCAGCGCCGAT GCTGTCAAATCCCAGATCGCCGAGGCCCAGAAGATTGCCAATGGTAGTGGCAGTGAGCAGGACATTGCTGAGGCTAAGATTGAGCTCGAG GTTCTGGAGACCCTGCAAGCCGTCCTGAAATAG
- a CDS encoding 60S ribosomal protein eL29, with translation MAKSKNASQHHRSQKAHRNGIKKPKTHRYPSLKGVDPKFRRNHRHALHGTMKALKERKEGKREVA, from the exons ATGGCCA AGTCCAAGAACGCGTCCCAGCACCACCGCAGCCAGAAGGCTCACCGTAACGG TATCAAGAAGCCTAAGACTCACCGTTACCCTTCCCTCAAGGGTGTTGACCCCAAGTTCCGCCGCAACCACAGACACGCCCTTCACGGCACCATGAAGGCTCTG AAGGAGCGCAAGGAGGGCAAGCGGGAGGTCGCATAA
- a CDS encoding NCBP3 domain-containing protein: MEVASMTQPDPTNGAHLTSIAMDASMDIDMDIDLGPLPEPESIEIEPATTTVTTQDGLVDPTTAEAQYEKVHIRGVDDLTTDNIKQFATDYFSGETPSRIEWIDDTSANIIYSSPEVGLQALAAFTQASEEEDTSSFPPLRLRSAKALSTHPESVLQVRSAVKTDRKKPRAYEASRFYLMHPEHDPREKLRRELAERRRQGGQGSSDGDYQRRRFDGRELRRRRDRDADDNFSANMYDDEGPRASTDYSDSERGRNGRTRRGQRELFPDEGRLSGRLRNRSASPGRDTLAESGRLEQEERGTRSRFRERSPQLIRRNEGKELFPSRTSDSDSNARELFPNKPASSYLKKELFPSKQSNHRRSDAIDAADETADLFSRRISVPRADGARDQNSSRNKNIELFPDSEDQTGVSIRGAAGQDQGISIRGAANGMSIKGRGSSVRELFPSKYNSNAGKELFSDKIEGRGGPRRRAEDMFG, translated from the exons ATGGAGGTTGCCAGCATGACACAGCCTGACCCGACAAACGGTGCTCACTTAACTTCCATCGCCATGGACGCCTCTATGGATATCGACATGGATATTGACCTCGGGCCGCTCCCAGAGCCGGAATCAATTGAAATA GAACCCGCGACGACAACAGTTACTACTCAAGACGGCTTGGTCGATCCCACAACGGCTGAAGCGCAGTACGAGAAAGTTCACATACGAGGCGTTGATGATTTAACTACAGATAACATCAAACAATTCGCGACGGATTACTTCTCCGGCGAGACCCCTTCCCGCATCGAGTGGATTGACGACACGTCTGCAAATATCATCTACTCATCTCCCGAAGTTGGTCTACAAGCTCTGGCAGCTTTCACACAGGccagcgaagaggaagatacaTCCTCATTTCCGCCTTTGCGCTTACGGTCCGCCAAGGCATTGTCAACCCACCCCGAATCCGTGCTTCAAGTGAGGTCCGCTGTGAAGACCGATCGCAAAAAGCCCCGCGCATACGAAGCCAGTCGATTCTATCTCATGCACCCAGAACACGACCCCCGGGAGAAACTACGACGAGAACTCGCAGAAAGACGTCGTCAAGGTGGCCAAGGCTCAAGCGATGGCGACTATCAACGAAGACGGTTTGACGGCCGGGAGCTTAGACGGCGGAGAGACCGTGACGCGGACGACAACTTCAGTGCCAATATGTACGACGACGAAGGCCCGCGTGCTAGCACCGACTATTCAGACTCAGAGAGAGGTCGCAACGGACGAACACGGAGAGGCCAGCGGGAACTATTCCCTGACGAAGGTCGTTTATCTGGCCGCCTTCGGAATCGGAGCGCCTCTCCAGGTCGCGATACCCTGGCCGAGAGTGGTCGTCTAGAACAAGAGGAACGCGGCACGCGAAGTCGCTTCCGGGAGCGCTCGCCACAGCTTATCCGTCGCAACGAAGGCAAAGAGCTTTTCCCCTCTCGTACTAGCGACAGTGACTCCAATGCCCGCGAGCTCTTTCCAAACAAGCCAGCGTCAAGTTACCTCAAGAAAGAGCTTTTTCCAAGCAAACAAAGCAATCATCGCCGCTCAGATGCGATCGATGCCGCGGATGAGACTGCAGATCTGTTCTCGAGGAGAATCTCTGTGCCCCGGGCGGATGGCGCTCGGGACCAGAACTCGTCGCGCAATAAGAACATCGAGTTGTTTCCGGATTCGGAGGATCAAACCGGGGTCAGCATTCGCGGGGCAGCTGGCCAAGACCAGGGTATCTCAATTCGAGGTGCTGCCAATGGCATGTCAATCAAGGGCCGAGGCTCATCTGTCCGGGAGCTGTTCCCTTCCAAGTACAATTCCAATGCCGGCAAAGAGTTATTCTCTGATAAGATAGAAGGGCGGGGCGGTCCTCGACGGAGGGCAGAGGACATGTTTGGCTAA
- a CDS encoding putative glycosyl hydrolase, with protein sequence MLYAEGDKLIYRFDDHILWIQPWSENAFRIRATKLASMPSEDWALSAKPSTQQPIIETPAGKEARISNGKIKAVVSQRGKITIYNSNGKKLLEEYARHRRDPMDPKCSALEIEARELRPILGGDYHLTLRLESLDPKEKIYGMGQYQQPYLNLKGADLELGHRNSQASVPFALSSLGYGLLWNNPGIGRAVLGTNIMSFEAYSTKVLDYWIVAGDTPAEIEEGYCKVTGYVPMMPEYGLGFWQCKLRYWNQEQLLNVAREYKRRNVPLDVIVVDFFHWKHQGEWSFDPEFWPDPDAMVKELKEMNVELMVSIWPTVENLSENYPEMLERGLLIRHDRGLRVAMQCDGDVTHFDATNPEARKYIWEKAKKNYYDKGIKIFWLDEAEPEYSIYDFDIYRYQAGSNLQIGNIFPREYARAFYEGMEAEGQKNIVNLLRCAWAGSQKYGALVWSGDIASSWGSFRNQLAAGLNMGLAGIPWWTTDIGGFHGGNPADPAFRELFTRWFQWGTFCPVMRLHGDREPKPEGQPTAPGADNEIWSYGEEVYEICKKYIDIREELRNYTRSLMKEAHEKGTPVIRTLFYEFPEDKKSWEVETQYLFGSKYLVAPVLEAGQRKITVYLPEGALWKLWGEETERPGGQDVEVACPIETMPVFVRV encoded by the exons ATGCTTTACGCTGAAGGTGATAAGCTCATCTACCGATTTGATGACCACATTCTTTGGATCCAGCCATGGAGCGAGAATGCTTTTCGTATAAGAGCCACGAAGCTGGCGTCTATGCCCTCTGAAGATTGGGCACTCTCCGCAAAACCGAGCACACAGCAGCCGATTATTGAAACCCCCGCTGGCAAAGAGGCCCGCATTTCCAATGGTAAGATCAAGGCAGTTGTCTCCCAGCGAGGCAAGATCACAATCTACAACTCGAACGGTAAAAAGCTTCTGGAAGAGTATGCCCGTCATCGTCGTGATCCAATGGACCCGAAATGCAGCGCTCTCGAGATTGAAGCGCGTGAGCTGCGACCAATTCTGGGAGGGGACTACCATCTGACGCTGCGATTGGAGTCGCTAGACccgaaggagaagatctacgGTATGGGCCAGTATCAGCAGCCTTATCTGAATCTCAAGGGAGCCGACTTGGAGTTGGGACACCGGAATTCCCAAGCTAGTGTTCCGTTTGCTCTGTCCTCCCTTGGCTATGGCCTATTGTGGAACAATCCCGGGATCGGACGAGCCGTACTCGGAACAAACATCATGAGCTTTGAGGCATATTCGACCAAAGTCCTCGACTACTGGATCGTTGCGGGGGATACGCCGGCGGAGATCGAAGAAGGATATTGCAAAGTGACAGGTTATGTCCCGATGATGCCAGAGTATGGTCTTGGATTCTGGCAGTGCAAGCTCCGCTATTGGAACCAGGAGCAGTTGCTCAACGTGGCTCGAGAGTACAAACGACGCAATGTTCCTTTGGATGTTATTGTAGTTGACTTCTTCCACTGGAAGCACCAAGGAGAGTGGAGTTTTGATCCTGAATTCTGGCCGGATCCAG ATGCGATGGTGAAAGAACTCAAGGAGATGAATGTGGAGCTCATGGTCTCTATCTGGCCTACGGTCGAGAACCTCTCCGAGAACTACCCGGAGATGCTCGAACGCGGTCTGCTGATTAGACATGACCGCGGCCTTCGAGTAGCTATGCAATGTGATGGCGACGTCACACATTTTGACGCGACGAACCCCGAGGCTCGCAAATACATCTGGGAAAAGGCGAAGAAAAACTACTACGACAAAGGGATCAAGATCTTCTGGCTTGACGAAGCCGAGCCTGAATACTCGATCTATGACTTTGATATTTACCGTTACCAGGCTGGCAGCAACCTACAGATCGGTAACATCTTCCCCCGGGAATATGCGCGGGCCTTCTACGAAGGCATGGAGGCCGAGGGACAGAAGAACATCGTGAACCTGCTCCGGTGCGCCTGGGCCGGCAGCCAAAAGTACGGTGCTCTCGTCTGGAGCGGCGACATCGCGTCGTCGTGGGGTTCCTTCCGCAATCAGCTAGCTGCGGGCTTGAACATGGGCCTCGCAGGAATCCCGTGGTGGACGACGGATATCGGGGGCTTTCACGGGGGCAACCCTGCTGATCCTGCGTTCCGGGAACTCTTCACACGGTGGTTCCAATGGGGTACGTTCTGTCCCGTGATGCGTCTGCACGGTGACCGGGAGCCCAAGCCTGAAGGCCAGCCGACTGCTCCGGGCGCCGACAATGAGATCTGGTCGTATGGCGAGGAGGTGTATGAGATCTGCAAGAAATACATCGACATTCGAGAGGAGCTGCGGAACTACACCAGGAGTCTGATGAAAGAGGCGCATGAGAAGGGCACGCCGGTCATTCGCACTCTATTCTATGAGTTCCCCGAGGACAAGAAGTCCTGGGAGGTTGAGACGCAATATCTGTTTGGGTCCAAGTATCTTGTTGCGCCAGTCCTTGAGGCCGGACAGCGAAAGATCACGGTGTATCTGCCTGAAGGAGCTTTATGGAAGCTATGGGGGGAGGAAACGGAGCGCCCTGGAGGGCAAGATGTTGAGGTTGCATGTCCCATTGAGACGATGCCGGTCTTTGTCAGGGTATAG
- the erg24 gene encoding c-14 sterol reductase, which translates to MAPRKDFEDKATVPIQPVPGKRGYEFGGPLGAFVFIFGLSTLIYCLTFLCNDVSGCPVPSLLNPSTLSLDKLKEEAGWPQEGLKAFFDVRVTVWVLSYYVLSLVLYVFLPGEVVEGTELACKGRLRYKFNALPSAILILGGLALGTYMHGADFVVWTFLWDNYVQIITANLIICVVLAIFVYARSFSIPAPGQPNPELRELAPGGHSGNALYDFFIGRELNPRVQLPIPFVDEASRTIDINVWCEMRPGLLGWIILNLSNIARQYRTYGYITNSIVLSTVFQTFYVLDALYMEPAVLTTMDVIMDGFGYMLSFGHLVWVPFIYNIQTRYLAVFPLELRLREILLILAVTGAGYAIFRGANNQKNRFRRDPSDPRMMHIKYIQTSSGSKLMISGWWGLARHINYLGDWLMSWSYSLPTGIAGYTIIESINSSGDMQKQAIQTPEVRGWGMIFTYFFLVYFGALLIHREGRDEEKCKSKYGTDWERYTSIVRSRIIPGIY; encoded by the exons ATGGCACCAAGAAAGGATTTCGAAGACAAGGCTACGGTTCCAATACAGCCAGTTCCAGGAAAACGGGGCTATGAGTTTGGGGGCCC TCTCGGCGCGTTTGTATTCATTTTTGGTCTCTCAACTCTTATCTACTGCCTCACCTTCCTGTGTAACGATGTGTCAGGCTGTCCTGTTCCGTCGCTGCTGAATCCATCGACATTGTCCCTAGacaagctgaaggaggaggcTGGCTGGCCACAAGAAGGCCTCAAAGCGTTCTTTGACGTTCGGGTGACCGTGTGGGTGCTGAGTTATTACGTACTCAGTCTGGTTCTGTACGTATTTCTACCAGgtgaggtggtggagggcACGGAATTGGCCTGCAAGGGAAGGCTTCGCTACAAGTTCAATG CCCTTCCTTCCGCCATTCTGATCCTCGGTGGTTTAGCCCTGGGCACATACATGCACGGTGCTGACTTCGTCGTATGGACTTTTCTCTGGGATAACTACGTGCAGATCATTACGGCAAACTTGATAATTTGCGTAGTCCTCGCCATCTTTGTGTATGCGAGAAGTTTCTCCATCCCTGCACCTGGTCAACCCAACCCGGAGCTGAGAGAATTGGCACCAGGTGGTCACTCTGGAAATGCTCTGTATGATTTTTTCATTGGTCGGGAGCTTAATCCTCGGGTGCAGTTGCCCATTCCCTTTGTTGATGAGGCCTCACGAACGATCGATATCAATGTGTGGTGCGAAATGAGGCCAGGTCTGCTTGGGTGGATCATACTGAACCTGTCCAATATTGCCCGCCAATACAGGACGTACGGCTACATTACCAATTCCATCGTGCTCTCTACCGTATTCCAAACCTTCTATGTTCTGGATGCGCTGTATATGGAGCCGGCCGTGCTAACCACGATGGATGTGATTATGGACGGATTCGGTTACATGCTCTCTTTTGGACACCTGGTATGGGTACCGTTCATCTACAATATCCAAACCAGGTACCTTGCGGTTTTCCCGTTGGAATTGCGCTTGAGGGAAATCCTTCTGATCTTGGCTGTTACTGGCGCGGGGTACGCCATTTTCCGCGGTGCCAACAATCAGAAGAACCGATTCCGCAGGGACCCAAGCGACCCACGCATGATGCATATCAAGTACATCCAGACGTCTAGTGGCTCGAAGCTAATGATTTCTGGCTGGTGGGGACTGGCACGCCATATCAATTATTTGGGCGATTGGCTGATGTCATGGTCATATTCCTTGCCCACCGGGATTGCTGGCTACACCATCATTGAAAGCATCAATAGCAGTGGCGacatgcagaagcaggccaTACAGACTCCCGAAGTACGCGGATGGGGAATGATTTTTACCTATTTCTTCTTGGTTTATTTCGGTGCCCTGCTCATTCACCGGGAGGGACGTGATGAAGAAAAGTGCAAGAGCAAATATGGCACTGACTGGGAGCGCTATACGTCTATTGTTCGCAGCCGCATTATTCCTGGTATTTACTAG